A section of the Paenibacillus odorifer genome encodes:
- a CDS encoding DedA family protein produces MHQLFTWISESALHLVNSMGIWGIWLGMILESACIPIPSEVIMLSGGWLIAQGSLTFMEVAVAGIFGNLLGSIIAYYIGKAGGRRLLEKYGKYILLNEHHLEQSERWFERYGESTVFFTRMLPFIRTFISLPAGIAGMKAWRFITFTALGCIPWNLALIYLGYRLGDNWGIVEQFIRPISYTICGIVVLLVLRWLVRRFRNQT; encoded by the coding sequence ATGCATCAACTATTTACGTGGATATCTGAATCCGCGCTTCACCTTGTTAATTCTATGGGCATTTGGGGCATATGGTTAGGGATGATTCTAGAGAGTGCCTGTATTCCCATTCCCAGCGAAGTGATTATGCTCAGCGGTGGCTGGCTGATTGCGCAAGGCTCGCTTACTTTTATGGAAGTTGCTGTTGCTGGGATATTCGGAAACCTACTGGGTTCCATCATTGCCTATTATATTGGTAAGGCTGGTGGACGCCGGTTATTAGAGAAATACGGAAAATATATTCTCCTGAATGAGCATCATTTGGAGCAATCGGAGCGTTGGTTCGAGCGTTATGGCGAGAGTACCGTATTTTTTACTCGTATGTTGCCCTTTATTCGTACTTTTATCTCACTGCCCGCAGGGATTGCTGGAATGAAAGCTTGGAGATTCATAACATTTACAGCACTCGGCTGTATCCCGTGGAACTTAGCTTTGATCTATCTGGGATACCGCTTAGGTGACAACTGGGGTATCGTGGAGCAATTTATTCGCCCAATCAGTTATACCATTTGCGGAATCGTGGTGCTTCTTGTGTTGAGATGGTTAGTACGGAGATTTCGTAACCAGACTTAA